The sequence TCTCCATGGTGGGCCTCTTCGCCCTGCGCGCGCCGCGCGAGTGGCACTGGGACATCCCGGTGGTGCTGGCCCTCACGCTGCCCGCCCTGGTGGATTGGGCGGTGGGGCGCTTTCGCCCTGCGTCCGGCTCCAACGCCGTCCGGACGCTCACCGGCGTGCTGTTGGGGCTGGCGCTCGGACGCTCGCTCCAGGTGCATGTCCAGCGGCCTCTACCCGCGGTGTTGCTGGCCCAGGCCGCCCTCGTGACAGCAGTGGCGGTCCCTGTCATTCTCGCCACTTACCGGAGGCCACGCCCGGGATAGACCTTTCGCGGCCCGCGCCCGTTAAGTCGGCACGGGTTGAGGAGGGGTCGGGGTGTCGGGTGCTCCAGGAGAGATGGGGGAGTGTTGGGACCGGAGACCTCAGACGAGCGGCTGATGCTCGCCTTCCAGGCGGGGGACGCGCGCGCGTTCGAGACGTTGGTGCGCAAGCACCGGACGCCGGTGTTCAACTTCATCCTCCGATTCGTCGGGCATCGGGCACGGGCGGAGGACGTGCTGCAAGAGACGTGGCTGAAGGTGGTACGGAGCGCCGGCGAGTACACGCCCAAGGCGAAGTTCACGACCTGGCTCTATACGATTGCGAGGAACCTCTGCGTGGACAGCGCGCGCAAAGAGAGCTACCGCCAGGCGTCGTCCCTGGAAGCCCCCGCGACGGGGACGGACGGAGACGAAGGACGTCCGCTGGGCGAAGGTCTACCGGACACGGGCGCCAGCCCCGAGCGCGGCGCCTACAACGCCCGCCTGCGCCCCCTGTTGGAGCGCGCCCTGGCATCCCTCCCGGAGGAGCAGCGAGAAGTGTTCATCCTTCGTGAGTACAGCGGCATTCCCTTCAAGGACATCGCCGAGGTGACGGGCGTGTCCGAGAACACCGTGAAGAGCCGGATGCGCTACGCGCTCGACGGGTTGCGACGACGCCTGGCGGAGATGGGCGTGGACGGCGACCTCGCCGAGGACGGAAGGACGGTGACGGGATGAATCCGCAGAATGCCCACGCGCACGAGGACCGGCTCCTCGACTTCGCCTATGGCGAGCTGCCCGTTCCCGAGGCCCGGGCCATGGAGGCGCACCTGTCCGGCTGCGCCCGCTGCACCCAGGCCCTCGATGACATCCGTGGCGTGCGCGCCACCATGTCCCATCTCTCCGCGGAGGAGCCCGCGCCGGACGCGGGGCTCGAGTCACTGCTGGCGTACGCGCAGCAGGCCGCGCGCCGCGCCGCCGCCGGTCCCGAGCCCAAGCCGTCGCGCTGGCGCCGCTGGCTGCTGCCGGTGGTGGGCCTGGCCTCGGTAGCCACCTTCGGCATCCTCGCCATCCAGGCGAGGGACCCCGCCCTCACGCAGCTCGACGTGGGCAAGATGGCGAGGGCCGAGTCCGCGTCGAAGGCCGCGCCAGCCGCGGTCGCA comes from Pyxidicoccus parkwaysis and encodes:
- a CDS encoding DUF2085 domain-containing protein; amino-acid sequence: MFWLSHHHPDEYNRTYAVGGVRVCARCLGTYPVMFLSMVGLFALRAPREWHWDIPVVLALTLPALVDWAVGRFRPASGSNAVRTLTGVLLGLALGRSLQVHVQRPLPAVLLAQAALVTAVAVPVILATYRRPRPG
- a CDS encoding RNA polymerase sigma factor, with the translated sequence MLGPETSDERLMLAFQAGDARAFETLVRKHRTPVFNFILRFVGHRARAEDVLQETWLKVVRSAGEYTPKAKFTTWLYTIARNLCVDSARKESYRQASSLEAPATGTDGDEGRPLGEGLPDTGASPERGAYNARLRPLLERALASLPEEQREVFILREYSGIPFKDIAEVTGVSENTVKSRMRYALDGLRRRLAEMGVDGDLAEDGRTVTG